A window from Candidatus Margulisiibacteriota bacterium encodes these proteins:
- a CDS encoding flagellar biosynthesis protein FlhA, producing MAVPGFDLKNLRSLFSLSDFMVAGVLIVIIALMLIPLPPFVLDILLTMNIAISLVILLVAMYLKEPLELASFPSILLVITVLRLSLNIAASRLLLTNAYAGQVVAAFGSFVVGGNYIVGIIIFAIITIVNFIVITKGSERVAEVAARFTLDAMPGKQMSIDADLNAGLIDATDARARRRKIEQEATFFGSMDGANKFVRGDSIAGIIIVIVNILGGVLVGWLQLGMSPMEALTTYALLTVGAGLVGQITALLIAIATGLIITKSASEMSLGSDVTAQLFAQPRAFAFVCIILGTFAMIPGLPTIPFLIMASFSGILALVLMRNQATKDEAKVVKEEVSAKDVLKKPESILGTLGLDPLAMKTGRNLIPLIDPGQRGPLLERITLIRYNIGQELGFVIPGVRVMDDLSLPPNQYTIDIRGTKVSTGEALLGCHRVDLSLAQVKAKKLTGTELRDPLSNDPVTWIADEYLPELQKLGLAARAPVDVISEHFTEVIKRYADEIMTRQNVQSLIELVKNTNAAIVRELIPDLLSLGQVHKVLQLLVRERVSIRDLSTILERLADYAHLSRDINILAEYVRQSLARQICESYTDKKGVITVVTIDPALEETMIGAIHQSEYGSFLAIDPNVGEKVLVQISGHLQNFKRLKLRPVILCSPRLRPHFKRFIERSFPDLAVLSYNEIVPQVKVQSIGMIAID from the coding sequence ATGGCAGTGCCGGGCTTTGATCTAAAGAACCTCCGCAGTCTTTTTTCGCTCAGCGATTTCATGGTGGCGGGCGTCCTGATCGTCATCATCGCCCTGATGCTCATCCCGCTTCCCCCGTTCGTCCTTGATATCCTGCTGACGATGAACATCGCCATTTCCCTGGTGATCCTCCTGGTCGCCATGTACTTGAAAGAGCCGCTGGAACTCGCTTCGTTCCCGTCGATCCTGCTCGTCATCACCGTCCTGCGGCTGTCGCTCAACATCGCCGCCTCCCGGCTGCTGCTGACCAACGCCTACGCCGGCCAGGTGGTCGCCGCCTTCGGCTCGTTCGTCGTCGGCGGCAACTACATCGTCGGCATCATCATCTTCGCCATTATCACGATCGTCAACTTCATCGTGATCACCAAGGGTTCGGAGCGCGTCGCCGAGGTCGCCGCCCGGTTCACCCTCGACGCCATGCCCGGCAAGCAGATGTCGATCGACGCCGATCTCAACGCCGGCCTGATCGACGCCACCGACGCGCGCGCCCGCCGCCGCAAGATCGAGCAGGAGGCCACCTTCTTCGGCAGCATGGACGGCGCCAACAAGTTCGTCCGCGGCGACTCCATCGCCGGCATCATCATCGTCATCGTCAATATCCTGGGCGGCGTCCTGGTCGGCTGGCTGCAGCTCGGCATGTCCCCCATGGAGGCGCTCACCACCTACGCCCTGTTGACGGTCGGCGCCGGCCTCGTCGGACAGATCACCGCCCTCCTGATCGCGATCGCCACCGGCCTGATCATCACCAAGTCCGCCTCGGAAATGAGCCTGGGGAGCGACGTCACCGCCCAGCTCTTCGCCCAGCCGCGGGCCTTCGCCTTTGTCTGCATCATTCTCGGGACTTTCGCCATGATCCCCGGCCTGCCGACCATCCCCTTCCTGATCATGGCGTCGTTCTCCGGCATCCTGGCGCTGGTCCTGATGCGCAACCAGGCCACCAAGGACGAGGCCAAGGTGGTCAAGGAAGAGGTCTCCGCCAAAGACGTGCTGAAGAAGCCGGAAAGCATCCTCGGCACCCTCGGGCTGGACCCGCTGGCGATGAAGACCGGCCGCAACCTGATCCCGCTGATCGACCCGGGCCAGCGCGGGCCGCTCCTCGAGCGGATCACCCTGATCCGCTACAACATCGGCCAGGAGCTCGGCTTTGTCATCCCCGGCGTCCGGGTGATGGACGATCTCTCGCTGCCGCCGAACCAGTACACCATCGACATCCGCGGGACCAAGGTTTCCACCGGCGAGGCACTGCTCGGCTGCCACCGGGTCGACCTCTCCCTCGCGCAGGTCAAGGCGAAAAAGCTGACCGGCACCGAGCTGCGCGACCCGCTGAGCAACGACCCGGTCACCTGGATCGCCGACGAATACCTCCCCGAGCTGCAGAAGCTCGGCCTGGCCGCCCGGGCGCCGGTCGACGTCATCTCCGAGCATTTTACCGAGGTGATCAAGCGCTACGCCGACGAGATCATGACCCGGCAGAACGTCCAGTCGCTGATCGAGCTGGTCAAGAACACCAACGCGGCGATCGTCCGCGAGCTGATCCCCGACCTCCTCTCGCTCGGCCAGGTCCACAAGGTGCTGCAGCTGCTGGTCCGCGAGCGGGTCTCGATCCGCGACCTGTCGACGATCCTGGAGCGGCTGGCCGATTACGCCCACCTCTCCCGCGACATCAACATCCTGGCGGAGTACGTCCGCCAGTCGCTCGCCCGGCAGATCTGCGAAAGCTACACCGACAAGAAGGGGGTCATCACCGTCGTGACGATCGACCCGGCGCTGGAAGAGACGATGATCGGCGCCATCCACCAGTCGGAATACGGCTCGTTCCTGGCGATCGACCCGAACGTCGGCGAAAAGGTCCTGGTCCAGATCTCGGGCCACTTGCAGAACTTCAAGCGGCTCAAGCTCCGGCCGGTCATTCTCTGCTCGCCCCGCCTGCGCCCCCATTTCAAGCGCTTTATCGAACGGAGCTTCCCCGACCTGGCCGTGCTCTCGTACAACGAGATCGTGCCGCAAGTCAAGGTCCAGTCGATCGGCATGATCGCCATCGATTAA
- a CDS encoding flagellar hook-length control protein FliK — MKGGAVTIQFPQLEQTEPRLSTDSTNLRDHDSSFAEKLQREQARLGLLFSPFAQLGSLFAPALSLGFKPEDFAQAITSGQTAENYRAASREPSATAQQAASGSETVSVPLFESLPPVSFNRQQLQELLTATNWLLPNLQAQPSFFQASQNGALRANFDLQALIDQLVKQVNMVKSKGKVEFSLTLEPAELGRLVLTLTSHAGLISVDIQALSGTKKALDLRRGELERALAKAHVHFDEIKIREVENNA; from the coding sequence ATGAAGGGAGGAGCAGTGACTATCCAGTTTCCTCAGCTCGAGCAAACCGAGCCGCGCCTGTCGACGGATAGTACTAACTTGCGGGACCACGACAGCTCCTTCGCGGAAAAACTGCAGCGCGAACAAGCCCGCCTCGGCCTCCTCTTCTCGCCTTTCGCCCAGCTCGGCTCGCTTTTTGCCCCGGCGCTCAGCCTCGGCTTTAAGCCCGAAGATTTCGCCCAGGCGATCACCTCCGGCCAAACGGCGGAAAACTACCGCGCCGCCAGCCGGGAACCCTCGGCCACCGCTCAGCAGGCCGCGTCCGGCAGCGAGACCGTCAGCGTCCCGCTCTTTGAATCGCTGCCGCCCGTCTCTTTCAACCGGCAGCAGCTGCAGGAACTGCTCACCGCCACCAACTGGCTCCTGCCGAACCTGCAAGCCCAACCGTCGTTCTTCCAGGCCTCGCAAAACGGCGCGCTGCGGGCGAATTTCGACCTGCAAGCGCTGATCGACCAGCTGGTCAAACAGGTCAACATGGTCAAGAGCAAGGGGAAGGTGGAGTTCTCTCTCACCCTGGAGCCGGCCGAGCTCGGCCGGCTGGTGCTGACGCTGACTTCCCACGCCGGGCTGATCAGCGTCGATATTCAGGCGCTGAGCGGCACGAAAAAGGCGCTCGACCTCCGGCGCGGCGAGCTGGAACGCGCGCTGGCCAAGGCCCATGTCCATTTCGACGAGATCAAGATCAGGGAGGTAGAAAACAATGCTTGA
- the flhB gene encoding flagellar biosynthesis protein FlhB — translation MGESGGDKSEEPTPHRMREAREKGQVAKSKEVTTAILLLLSYFLFRYLGEFMWNNLAEMAYAIFQLIPEARNFNLGFVAYLLILGLRAMALVLLPIFGVTFLAALLAEAAQTGFVMALDPLSPKLERVNPLDGLKRMFSLQGLVELVKSLLKIVIVFYIAWYAAKDDLAYIVVLVESHPWQALVLGGDIAYRIAMRVGMFYIVIAILDYLYRRWEFMRNLKMTRQEVKEEYKRLEGDPMVKQRMRDLQRAVSQQRMMSSVPQADVVVTNPTHLAVALKYEQNKMKAPLVLAKGERKVAEEIKQIAEKWEITVVENETLARSIYRTTRVGQEIPAEFYQAVAEVLAYVYKIKRDRAERKKASLALAPR, via the coding sequence ATGGGCGAAAGCGGCGGCGATAAAAGCGAAGAGCCGACACCCCATAGGATGCGCGAGGCGCGGGAAAAAGGCCAGGTCGCAAAAAGCAAAGAGGTCACGACCGCCATCCTCCTCCTGCTCTCCTATTTTCTGTTCCGCTACCTGGGCGAGTTCATGTGGAACAACCTGGCCGAGATGGCTTACGCCATTTTCCAGCTCATCCCCGAAGCGCGCAACTTCAACCTCGGGTTCGTCGCCTATCTGTTGATCCTGGGGCTGCGGGCGATGGCCCTGGTCCTGCTGCCGATCTTCGGCGTCACTTTCCTCGCCGCCCTGCTGGCGGAGGCGGCCCAGACCGGTTTCGTCATGGCGCTCGACCCGCTCAGCCCCAAGCTCGAACGGGTCAACCCGCTCGACGGCCTCAAGCGGATGTTCTCGCTGCAGGGTTTAGTCGAACTGGTCAAGTCGCTCCTCAAGATCGTCATCGTCTTTTACATCGCCTGGTACGCCGCCAAAGACGACCTGGCGTACATCGTCGTCCTGGTCGAGTCGCATCCCTGGCAGGCGCTGGTGCTCGGCGGCGACATCGCCTACCGGATCGCCATGCGGGTCGGGATGTTCTACATCGTGATCGCGATCCTCGATTACCTCTACCGCCGCTGGGAGTTCATGCGCAACCTGAAAATGACCCGCCAGGAGGTCAAGGAAGAGTACAAGCGGCTGGAAGGGGACCCGATGGTCAAGCAGCGGATGCGCGACCTGCAGCGGGCCGTCTCCCAGCAGCGGATGATGTCGTCGGTCCCCCAGGCCGACGTCGTCGTCACCAACCCGACCCACCTGGCGGTCGCCCTGAAATACGAGCAGAACAAGATGAAAGCTCCGCTGGTCCTGGCCAAGGGCGAACGCAAGGTCGCCGAGGAGATCAAGCAGATCGCCGAAAAATGGGAGATCACCGTGGTCGAGAACGAGACCCTGGCCCGCTCGATCTACCGCACCACCCGGGTCGGCCAGGAGATCCCCGCCGAGTTCTACCAGGCGGTCGCCGAGGTCCTGGCCTACGTTTACAAGATCAAGCGCGACCGCGCCGAGCGGAAAAAGGCCTCGCTTGCCCTCGCTCCCCGTTAG
- the fliR gene encoding flagellar biosynthetic protein FliR, with product MVLSLAQLEVFFFILGRIGGVFIQAPLFNSRSFFASAKVALVVWIALLLWFVTPVTPVLPTTPVGFVLALVAEVAVGFLIGFVANILFVALQSAGEMIDLQMGLSVAQALDPVFGAVISIIGRLTFFVSLIVFITLDGHHLLLAALHQSFSLLPAGQIANFATPAIPEQLAGLAATLWLTAIKIAAPIVLLIFLSDFTFGIVSRVAPQVNVFMLGFQVKPILGLFGLSLLAPFIVKYISKLIEVIGYEVLKLLVAIK from the coding sequence ATGGTCCTGTCGCTCGCCCAGCTCGAGGTCTTCTTTTTCATCCTGGGGCGGATCGGCGGGGTCTTTATCCAGGCGCCGCTCTTCAACTCGCGCAGCTTCTTCGCTTCGGCCAAGGTCGCGCTGGTCGTCTGGATCGCTCTCCTCCTCTGGTTCGTCACGCCGGTCACGCCGGTCCTGCCGACCACGCCGGTCGGTTTCGTCCTGGCCCTGGTGGCGGAAGTGGCGGTCGGCTTCCTGATCGGTTTCGTCGCCAATATCCTGTTCGTCGCCCTCCAGTCCGCCGGGGAAATGATCGACCTGCAAATGGGGCTATCCGTCGCGCAGGCGCTCGATCCGGTCTTCGGCGCCGTTATCTCGATCATCGGCCGGTTGACCTTCTTCGTCTCCCTGATCGTCTTTATCACGCTCGACGGCCACCATCTCCTCCTCGCCGCCCTGCACCAGAGTTTTTCCCTGCTGCCGGCCGGCCAGATCGCCAATTTTGCCACCCCGGCCATCCCCGAGCAGCTAGCCGGGTTGGCCGCCACGCTCTGGCTGACGGCGATCAAGATCGCGGCGCCGATCGTTTTGCTCATTTTCCTGTCGGACTTCACCTTCGGCATCGTCTCCCGGGTGGCGCCGCAGGTCAACGTCTTCATGCTCGGTTTCCAGGTCAAGCCGATCCTCGGCCTGTTCGGGCTTTCCCTCCTGGCCCCGTTCATTGTAAAATACATCAGCAAGCTGATCGAGGTCATCGGTTACGAAGTGCTCAAGCTGCTGGTGGCCATCAAGTAA
- the fliP gene encoding flagellar type III secretion system pore protein FliP (The bacterial flagellar biogenesis protein FliP forms a type III secretion system (T3SS)-type pore required for flagellar assembly.), giving the protein MILLAAPLAATVNLNAIMQSPQFSNSVQLLVALSVISLIPFFLISVTSFLRIIIVFALLRTAIGTQAVPPNSVLVGLALFMTVFIMSPVWQEVNKTAIVPYNEGKISQMKALEIGMKPVATFMLKQTREKDLALFVQFAKIPPPKSAEQVPYYVLIPSFMISELKTGFQIGFLLFIPFIIIDLVVANILLSLGMFMLSPVMVSLPFKILLFVLVDGWNLIARGLMLSFLR; this is encoded by the coding sequence ATGATCCTGCTGGCCGCCCCGCTTGCCGCCACCGTCAACCTGAACGCGATCATGCAATCGCCGCAGTTCTCGAACAGCGTGCAGCTGCTGGTGGCGCTGTCGGTGATCTCGCTCATCCCGTTCTTCCTGATCTCGGTCACCTCGTTCCTCCGGATCATCATTGTTTTCGCCCTGCTGCGCACCGCCATCGGCACGCAGGCGGTGCCGCCCAACTCGGTCCTGGTCGGCCTCGCCCTCTTCATGACGGTCTTCATCATGTCGCCGGTCTGGCAGGAGGTCAACAAGACCGCGATCGTCCCCTACAACGAGGGGAAGATCTCGCAGATGAAGGCGCTGGAGATCGGCATGAAACCGGTCGCCACTTTCATGCTCAAGCAGACCCGGGAAAAAGACCTGGCGCTGTTCGTCCAGTTCGCCAAGATCCCGCCGCCCAAGAGCGCCGAACAGGTCCCCTACTACGTCCTGATCCCGTCGTTTATGATCTCGGAGCTCAAGACCGGTTTCCAGATCGGCTTCCTCCTGTTCATCCCGTTCATCATCATCGACCTGGTGGTGGCCAACATCCTGCTCTCGCTCGGCATGTTCATGCTCTCGCCGGTCATGGTCTCCCTGCCGTTCAAGATCCTCCTCTTCGTCCTGGTCGACGGGTGGAACCTGATCGCCCGCGGCCTGATGCTTAGCTTTCTGCGATGA
- a CDS encoding flagellar hook basal-body protein: protein MLDVMTQAKNAIEAYNTALKISSSNLANMNVPGYKKLNVSFQSVFEQVLTQGTAAGLTQGGTNPKQLGQGMSIAGTSIDFANGETTSGSAIDLAIAGGGLFIVSPDGGASQLYTRNGNFEVDAAGNLTSNGMQVYGFDSSGNLVPIVGLPSGQKTDYKWQDDGTLLYSPDSGTTFTTTGYRIALTHFANPGGLVQAQGTAFAATLASGNAASAESPGGVAGIIKPGQVEQSNVNYLSESIYSLELQRALSGNLSMVRLASDLISSVITKLT from the coding sequence ATGCTTGATGTCATGACGCAGGCGAAGAACGCGATCGAAGCTTACAACACGGCGCTCAAGATCAGCTCCTCCAACCTGGCCAACATGAACGTTCCCGGCTATAAAAAGCTCAACGTTTCCTTCCAATCGGTGTTCGAGCAGGTGCTCACCCAGGGGACGGCGGCCGGCCTGACCCAGGGCGGGACCAATCCGAAACAGCTCGGCCAGGGGATGTCGATCGCCGGGACCAGCATCGACTTCGCCAACGGCGAGACGACCTCCGGCAGCGCGATCGACCTGGCAATTGCCGGCGGCGGCCTCTTTATCGTCTCCCCCGACGGCGGCGCTTCCCAGCTCTACACCCGCAACGGCAACTTCGAAGTGGACGCGGCCGGCAACCTGACCAGCAACGGGATGCAGGTCTACGGTTTCGACAGCTCCGGCAACCTGGTCCCGATCGTCGGCCTCCCTTCCGGCCAGAAGACCGATTACAAATGGCAGGACGACGGCACCCTGCTCTACTCGCCCGACAGCGGGACCACCTTTACCACGACCGGCTACCGGATCGCGCTGACCCACTTCGCCAATCCCGGCGGGTTGGTCCAGGCGCAGGGGACGGCTTTTGCGGCGACCCTCGCTTCCGGTAACGCGGCTTCCGCGGAAAGCCCGGGGGGCGTGGCCGGCATCATTAAGCCCGGCCAGGTCGAGCAGTCCAACGTCAATTACCTGAGCGAAAGCATTTACTCGCTGGAACTGCAGCGCGCCCTGAGCGGCAACCTGAGCATGGTCCGGTTGGCTTCCGACCTGATCTCCAGCGTCATCACGAAACTGACATAA
- the fliN gene encoding flagellar motor switch protein FliN, with amino-acid sequence MEVKNVKFPEAQEGDKGDRVETRVLGDIPVQVTVELGATELSLKDVLDLAEGSIIELNRLAGEPLDLKVGGQLVAQGEVVAVDDFYGLRITNVVMK; translated from the coding sequence ATGGAAGTCAAGAACGTTAAATTCCCGGAAGCGCAGGAAGGGGACAAAGGTGATCGGGTCGAGACCCGGGTGCTGGGCGATATCCCGGTCCAGGTCACGGTGGAGCTCGGCGCCACCGAGCTATCCCTCAAAGACGTGCTCGACCTGGCGGAAGGCTCGATCATCGAGCTGAACCGGCTGGCCGGCGAGCCGCTCGACCTGAAGGTCGGCGGACAGCTCGTCGCCCAGGGCGAGGTCGTCGCGGTCGACGATTTTTACGGCCTGCGCATCACCAACGTGGTCATGAAATGA
- the fliQ gene encoding flagellar biosynthesis protein FliQ yields the protein MNQDYVVQILFQAVSLTILISAPAVGIGLLVGFTISLFQAITQIQEQTLTFVPKVVSVLLTVAFTSPWIISLMIDFTNTLWSAIPAMAR from the coding sequence ATGAACCAGGATTACGTCGTCCAAATCCTGTTCCAGGCGGTCAGCCTGACCATCCTGATCTCGGCGCCGGCGGTCGGCATCGGCCTGCTGGTCGGTTTCACGATCAGTTTGTTCCAGGCGATCACCCAGATCCAGGAGCAGACGCTGACCTTCGTCCCCAAGGTCGTCTCCGTCCTGCTGACCGTGGCCTTTACCTCTCCCTGGATCATCTCGCTGATGATCGACTTTACCAACACGCTCTGGAGCGCGATCCCCGCCATGGCCCGCTAA
- the murF gene encoding UDP-N-acetylmuramoyl-tripeptide--D-alanyl-D-alanine ligase yields the protein MFTPREVETIVKGSRVTGRGSIIKGISTDSRTVKKGELFIPLVGPKFDGRKFIPAVLKKGALALKTADGLAALQTLAAYHRAKFRLPVIGITGSVGKTTTREMIASILAQKYPVLQNEANYNNEIGVPLTLLRLTKKHRAAVIEMGMQGLGEIKLLAGIARPTVAVVTNIGESHLGRLGSRRNIAKAKAEIFAFLKKGDRAVINQDDEFAEHLKSKVKSQKSKIMTFGLLEKADVTTKELAGIKLPLPGEHNIYNALAAIAVARLLRVDRPAIRRGLERVRPAAHRMAVINLPDRTKIIDDTYNASPRSMTAALRVLAALDGRKIAVLGDMLELGRQSRPAHRRIIALARRLKVDKIFTFGRLWPAATGPEKTHRPLIRKLRKFIRPRDIILVKGSRGTRLETVVAALS from the coding sequence ATGTTCACCCCACGGGAAGTCGAAACCATCGTCAAAGGGTCACGGGTCACGGGCCGCGGGTCGATCATTAAAGGGATCTCGACCGATAGCCGGACAGTGAAAAAAGGCGAACTGTTCATCCCCCTGGTCGGCCCTAAGTTCGACGGCCGTAAGTTCATCCCGGCGGTCCTGAAAAAAGGGGCCCTGGCGCTCAAGACGGCCGACGGCTTAGCCGCTTTGCAAACGCTCGCGGCCTATCATCGCGCTAAATTCCGGCTCCCGGTGATCGGCATCACCGGCAGCGTCGGCAAGACGACGACCCGGGAGATGATCGCTTCCATCCTGGCGCAAAAATATCCGGTGCTGCAGAACGAAGCGAACTACAACAACGAGATCGGCGTCCCGCTCACCCTGCTCCGGTTGACGAAAAAGCACCGGGCCGCCGTGATCGAAATGGGGATGCAGGGGCTGGGCGAGATCAAGCTGCTGGCCGGGATCGCCCGGCCGACCGTCGCCGTCGTCACCAACATCGGCGAGTCGCACCTGGGAAGGCTGGGCAGCCGCCGGAATATCGCCAAAGCCAAGGCCGAGATCTTTGCGTTCTTAAAAAAAGGCGATCGCGCGGTCATTAACCAGGACGATGAGTTCGCGGAGCATTTAAAGTCAAAAGTAAAAAGTCAAAAGTCAAAAATAATGACTTTTGGATTGCTGGAAAAAGCGGACGTCACGACCAAAGAGCTGGCGGGGATCAAGCTGCCGCTGCCGGGCGAGCACAATATTTACAACGCGCTGGCGGCGATCGCGGTCGCCCGGCTCTTGCGCGTTGACCGGCCGGCGATCAGGCGCGGCCTGGAGCGGGTCCGGCCCGCTGCGCACCGGATGGCCGTCATCAACCTGCCCGACCGGACCAAGATCATCGACGACACTTACAACGCCAGCCCCCGGTCGATGACGGCGGCCCTCCGGGTCCTGGCGGCGCTCGACGGCCGCAAGATCGCGGTCCTCGGCGACATGCTGGAGCTCGGCCGGCAGTCCCGGCCCGCCCACCGGCGGATCATCGCCCTCGCCCGGCGGCTCAAGGTCGACAAGATCTTCACTTTCGGCCGCCTTTGGCCGGCGGCGACCGGGCCGGAAAAAACGCACCGGCCGCTGATAAGAAAGTTGCGGAAATTTATCCGGCCGCGTGATATAATCCTCGTCAAGGGTTCGCGGGGAACGCGCTTGGAAACGGTGGTCGCGGCCTTAAGTTAA
- a CDS encoding FliM/FliN family flagellar motor switch protein produces MADKTPNKPEIASQKRVIKLTPAIGDWTTYRPPKVLIKRVKSGLYGFDRLSREDLALGLKVHYNFVSRLLDRLKVELGIGVEFLSCQAEQTTYLNFLRSLAGQVVQCQLNLAEINDGIQLFCGLEIANSLINHALGSHDTEALNRALTEAEKEVFTAALTEYLAEYRTAFLSAISEPSFRLVSAPEITLDQSVNPSAAFIAFTAEVILNDNQPARIVFGYPGSALKTLLRAYKEKEAEQPLNFGRLPAALLNRLAIKVEGLLGFTALHTSELHRLEVGDVVSLDTPINAPVTLVIGRKLKLPGQPGTRNKKKSVRIAALGENAAVELTPPFAPAEEVKAPPPAPVKPPPAPAQPAPELPSEDIFAEEPLADDDFSAADLELEDFNLDSETKEA; encoded by the coding sequence GTGGCGGATAAGACACCAAACAAGCCGGAAATAGCGTCGCAAAAAAGGGTCATTAAACTGACCCCGGCGATCGGCGATTGGACCACCTACCGGCCGCCCAAGGTCCTGATCAAGCGGGTCAAGAGCGGCCTGTACGGTTTTGACCGGCTCTCGCGCGAGGACCTCGCGCTCGGCCTGAAGGTCCATTACAATTTCGTTTCCCGCCTGCTCGACCGGCTCAAGGTCGAGCTGGGGATCGGCGTGGAATTCCTCTCCTGCCAGGCGGAACAGACCACCTACCTCAATTTTCTCCGCTCGCTGGCCGGCCAGGTCGTGCAGTGCCAGCTAAACCTGGCGGAGATCAACGACGGCATCCAGCTGTTCTGCGGCCTGGAGATCGCCAATTCCCTGATCAACCACGCGCTCGGCAGCCACGACACCGAGGCGCTGAACCGCGCCCTGACCGAAGCGGAAAAAGAGGTCTTCACCGCGGCCCTGACGGAATACCTGGCGGAGTACCGGACGGCCTTCCTGTCGGCGATCTCCGAGCCCTCTTTCCGCCTGGTCAGCGCCCCGGAGATCACGCTCGACCAGTCGGTCAATCCTTCGGCCGCCTTCATCGCTTTCACCGCCGAGGTGATCTTGAACGATAACCAGCCCGCCCGGATCGTCTTCGGTTATCCGGGGAGCGCGCTCAAGACGCTCCTCCGCGCCTACAAGGAAAAAGAGGCGGAGCAGCCGCTCAATTTCGGCCGCCTGCCGGCCGCCCTGCTCAACCGGCTGGCGATCAAGGTGGAAGGCTTGCTCGGCTTCACCGCCCTGCACACCTCGGAGCTCCACCGGCTGGAAGTCGGCGACGTCGTCTCTTTAGATACTCCGATCAACGCGCCGGTCACCCTGGTGATCGGCCGCAAGCTGAAACTGCCCGGCCAGCCCGGCACCCGGAACAAAAAGAAGAGCGTCCGGATCGCCGCGCTCGGCGAGAACGCGGCGGTGGAGCTCACTCCGCCGTTCGCCCCGGCCGAAGAGGTCAAAGCGCCGCCGCCGGCCCCGGTCAAGCCGCCGCCCGCGCCGGCCCAACCCGCCCCCGAGCTGCCGTCCGAAGACATCTTCGCGGAGGAACCGCTGGCGGACGACGATTTCAGCGCCGCAGACCTGGAACTGGAAGATTTTAATCTGGACTCGGAAACAAAGGAGGCATGA